In the genome of Chloroflexota bacterium, one region contains:
- a CDS encoding DUF1501 domain-containing protein, with product MANTNKPPVLVVLQLTGGNDYFNTVIPYTDGNYYDSRRSLGISENRVLKLNDELGLHPAMAPMKDVFDKGDMAVIHGIGYENSPRSHFRSMDIWHTCEPDKVGTEGWLGRALKQIDPNSENPVTGLNVGQALPRALVAPGVSVASVADVSTYGLLTNIEQEQQRQQVLERFANMYGPAVGSGQVMEYLGQTGLDALKGADILKVAPNQYESSVEYGASPIAQKLRDIAMIHTADVGTRVFYTDHGSFDTHAAQATTHAQLWTDVSEAVADFWDDLREHDADDNVIMFMFSEFGRRVRDNGSGTDHGAAGVAFAIGPNVNGGFYSEYPETRAEALQQGDLVPNQDFRGVYSTVLEDWMKLDAPSVVNGQFEAPAFIHTNGGSH from the coding sequence GTTCTGGTCGTACTGCAGCTCACGGGCGGCAACGACTACTTCAACACGGTGATCCCGTACACCGACGGCAACTACTACGACAGCCGCCGCTCGCTCGGCATCTCCGAGAACCGCGTGCTGAAGCTCAACGACGAGCTCGGCTTGCACCCGGCGATGGCGCCCATGAAGGACGTCTTCGACAAGGGCGACATGGCGGTCATCCACGGCATCGGCTACGAGAACTCGCCGCGTTCGCACTTCCGCTCGATGGACATCTGGCACACCTGTGAGCCGGACAAGGTTGGCACGGAAGGCTGGCTTGGCCGCGCGCTAAAGCAGATTGACCCCAACTCCGAGAATCCCGTAACCGGCCTCAACGTCGGGCAGGCTCTGCCTCGCGCGCTGGTAGCTCCGGGCGTCTCGGTCGCTTCGGTTGCCGATGTGTCCACTTACGGCTTGCTCACGAACATAGAGCAAGAGCAGCAGCGCCAGCAGGTACTCGAACGCTTCGCGAATATGTACGGACCGGCAGTCGGCAGCGGGCAGGTAATGGAATATCTCGGGCAGACCGGTCTTGACGCGCTCAAGGGCGCCGACATCCTGAAGGTTGCGCCGAACCAGTACGAGTCCAGTGTTGAATACGGCGCGAGCCCGATAGCGCAGAAGCTGCGGGACATTGCCATGATTCACACCGCGGATGTTGGCACGCGCGTCTTCTACACCGACCACGGCAGCTTCGACACGCACGCGGCGCAGGCGACTACGCACGCGCAGTTGTGGACCGACGTCTCCGAGGCGGTCGCAGACTTCTGGGACGACCTGCGCGAGCACGACGCGGACGACAATGTGATTATGTTCATGTTCTCGGAGTTCGGACGCAGGGTTCGAGACAACGGCTCCGGCACCGACCACGGTGCGGCAGGGGTTGCGTTCGCCATCGGGCCGAATGTCAATGGCGGCTTCTATAGCGAGTACCCAGAGACGCGCGCAGAAGCGCTGCAGCAGGGCGACCTCGTACCCAACCAGGACTTCCGCGGCGTGTACTCCACGGTGCTCGAAGACTGGATGAAGTTGGACGCGCCCAGCGTGGTCAACGGGCAGTTCGAGGCGCCGGCTTTCATCCACACCAACGGCGGCAGCCACTAG
- the priA gene encoding primosomal protein N': MAEQRNERFAEVAVDVPTAPGRTFSYRVPRGMGVSPGNLVRIPFGARTLQGIVFSLADHTQVADADTRDITSVVFDEPLLDDVRLRLARWISEYYVCSLFEAATPMLPPGGRVRARVHLTLSDADTDENRITPLQQRVMDYISKRGSATHDAVVKALGDGAAASVASLVRRDILNRDYSLPEPSVKHKYRTLVGIAPDSASDIDEWLDNTRARKQAALVEHLREVHEPIEITEVRREFGASIVKTVMDRGWLATKTVALDRDPLDGRSFPQPSTMRLNVEQSEAATSIHSSFEQTAALGTTFLIEGVTGSGKTEVYLDAVDCCIQMGKQAIVLVPEIALTYQTIERFAARFPSRVAVLHSGLSDGERFDQWWKIRRGQYDLVIGSRSAVFAPVPDLGLIVIDEEHEWTYKQHDAAPRYHARQVSLRLSDMTQALVVLGSASPDVGSYYAGMNGRYRLHRLTKRFIDADGDTDKDAGARTATTGAMPSVQVVDMREELRAGNTNMFSRALNDSLQACLDSGEQAMLFLNRRGTSSHLRCFSCGYSLRCRHCDVSVTYHAASRRYICHYCGRRRLPPDVCPQCLRSRLRNYGIGTEAVAAEVAARFPDVGVLRWDRDIASSPKAHEELLTRFRTGEAQVLVGTQMIAKGLHFPSVSLVGVVSADVGLTIPDYRAGERAFQLLHQVAGRAGRGSTEGKVIIQTFQPDNYAIQSAAAQDYQLFYMREMAYRRQQDNPPYSRLIRLLYTDTNQAKCESEAIRMATNLRRRRAEWDITDTEVLGPMPAFPARLRGRYRWHIILRGKNPRELLDKAEVPKGWNVDIDPVALT, from the coding sequence ATGGCCGAACAGCGAAACGAGAGATTTGCGGAGGTCGCGGTGGATGTGCCGACCGCGCCCGGTCGCACTTTCAGCTATCGCGTTCCACGGGGGATGGGCGTGTCGCCGGGCAATCTCGTGCGCATTCCGTTCGGCGCGCGCACATTGCAAGGCATAGTATTCTCGCTTGCGGATCATACGCAAGTCGCGGACGCGGACACGCGGGACATTACAAGTGTCGTATTCGATGAGCCGCTGCTCGACGATGTGCGGCTGCGGCTCGCCCGATGGATTAGCGAATACTACGTCTGCTCGCTGTTCGAGGCTGCCACGCCGATGCTGCCCCCTGGCGGTCGTGTGCGCGCCCGCGTCCATCTCACATTGAGCGACGCGGACACCGACGAAAACCGCATCACACCGCTGCAACAGCGCGTGATGGACTATATATCCAAGCGCGGCTCCGCAACCCACGATGCCGTAGTCAAGGCGCTTGGCGACGGCGCAGCCGCATCGGTCGCAAGCCTAGTACGCCGCGACATCCTAAACCGCGACTATTCCCTACCCGAACCGTCGGTTAAGCACAAGTATCGTACTCTAGTCGGCATCGCGCCCGACAGCGCATCGGACATCGACGAATGGCTTGACAATACGAGAGCGCGCAAACAGGCGGCACTTGTCGAGCATCTGCGCGAAGTCCACGAACCCATTGAAATCACCGAGGTCCGCCGCGAGTTCGGAGCAAGCATAGTCAAGACGGTCATGGATAGGGGCTGGCTCGCTACCAAGACCGTCGCCCTAGACCGAGACCCGCTAGACGGCAGGTCGTTTCCGCAGCCGTCAACAATGCGGCTCAATGTAGAGCAGTCTGAGGCAGCGACTTCGATTCACAGCTCGTTCGAGCAGACGGCTGCGCTTGGCACGACCTTCCTCATCGAAGGTGTAACCGGCAGCGGCAAGACGGAGGTCTATTTGGACGCGGTGGACTGCTGCATCCAGATGGGTAAGCAAGCGATTGTGCTCGTTCCGGAAATCGCGCTGACATACCAGACCATCGAACGATTCGCCGCACGATTCCCGAGTAGGGTCGCCGTACTGCACAGCGGCTTGTCGGACGGCGAGCGCTTCGACCAATGGTGGAAGATACGACGCGGGCAGTACGATCTCGTCATCGGCTCGCGGAGCGCGGTGTTTGCGCCGGTGCCTGACCTTGGGCTAATCGTCATCGACGAAGAGCACGAGTGGACTTACAAGCAGCACGACGCCGCGCCACGATACCACGCGCGGCAGGTCAGCCTGCGCCTGTCTGATATGACGCAGGCGTTGGTCGTGCTAGGCAGCGCTTCTCCGGATGTCGGCTCGTACTATGCAGGAATGAACGGCAGGTATCGGCTGCACCGGCTTACGAAGCGATTCATTGACGCGGATGGGGACACGGACAAGGACGCGGGCGCACGCACAGCAACCACGGGCGCGATGCCCTCGGTACAGGTCGTGGATATGCGCGAAGAATTGCGCGCGGGCAACACTAACATGTTCAGCCGCGCGCTTAACGATTCGTTGCAAGCTTGCCTAGATTCCGGCGAACAGGCGATGCTCTTTTTGAACCGGCGCGGCACTTCGTCGCACTTGCGCTGCTTCAGTTGCGGGTACAGCTTGCGCTGCCGGCACTGCGATGTCAGCGTCACCTACCACGCGGCGTCGCGGCGCTACATTTGCCACTATTGCGGACGCCGGCGATTGCCGCCGGATGTGTGCCCGCAGTGCCTAAGATCTCGCCTGCGCAACTACGGCATAGGCACGGAAGCCGTCGCAGCCGAAGTCGCGGCGCGCTTCCCCGATGTCGGCGTGCTGCGCTGGGATAGGGACATCGCCAGCAGTCCAAAAGCGCACGAAGAACTACTGACGCGATTTCGAACGGGTGAAGCGCAGGTGCTCGTCGGCACGCAGATGATCGCCAAGGGATTGCACTTCCCATCCGTGTCGCTGGTCGGTGTAGTTTCCGCCGATGTCGGGTTGACGATACCGGACTATCGCGCCGGTGAGCGCGCCTTCCAACTGCTGCATCAGGTCGCGGGCAGGGCGGGTCGCGGCAGCACCGAAGGCAAGGTAATCATCCAAACATTCCAACCGGACAATTACGCCATACAATCGGCCGCGGCGCAGGACTATCAGCTATTCTATATGCGTGAGATGGCGTATCGCCGTCAGCAGGACAACCCGCCGTACAGCCGCCTAATTCGCCTGCTGTACACGGACACCAACCAAGCGAAGTGCGAATCCGAGGCGATACGCATGGCGACGAATTTGCGCCGGCGCAGGGCGGAATGGGACATTACCGATACGGAAGTGCTGGGACCAATGCCCGCGTTCCCGGCGCGGCTGCGTGGACGCTATCGCTGGCACATCATCCTGCGCGGCAAGAATCCACGCGAGTTGCTGGACAAGGCAGAAGTGCCGAAGGGCTGGAATGTGGACATCGATCCGGTGGCGCTGACTTGA
- a CDS encoding 50S ribosomal protein L19, giving the protein MEAHELVQLEANPNIEEFQPGDTVRVEIRVTEGERTRLQAFQGVVIRKRGGGPGASFTVRRVSYEIGVERTFLMHSPNVESVTVTRRGKVRRSRLYYLRNLSGRAARIKERR; this is encoded by the coding sequence ATGGAAGCGCACGAGTTAGTCCAACTAGAAGCAAATCCGAACATCGAAGAGTTCCAGCCCGGCGATACCGTGCGCGTGGAAATCCGAGTTACCGAGGGTGAACGCACCCGCTTGCAGGCGTTCCAAGGCGTCGTCATTCGCAAGCGCGGTGGAGGTCCGGGCGCGTCGTTCACGGTGCGCCGCGTCAGCTACGAAATCGGCGTAGAGCGCACATTCCTCATGCACTCGCCCAATGTGGAGTCGGTCACGGTAACACGGCGCGGCAAGGTGCGCCGGTCGCGGCTGTACTACCTGCGCAACCTGTCCGGCCGCGCCGCCCGCATCAAAGAACGCCGGTAG
- a CDS encoding lactate dehydrogenase, which translates to MAASVAYLSPNGDLLESFQANAPEGAEVKWVDSSQSIEDQAKDLEGVAAVVVTPSVYSVELARLTPSVRLVQTVSAGTDMIDKQTLGELGIRVANNGGGNAIAVAEHTITLLVSVFRKMQLQYNAVKAGEWMGNIRTDWFSQAHEIAGKTVGIVGLGRIGSRVARRLQGWECEIIYYDEVAIDPELEAELKATRVSMDELLQSADIITLHVPLNRSTTKLISDREFDLMKPSAVLINACRGPVVDEAALIRAIEEKKIMAAGLDVLEDEPTSPDNPLFAFDNVLITPHLAAFTQESGERSRAFAIHNTSQVAIGEEPESIVLPD; encoded by the coding sequence ATGGCAGCGAGTGTTGCATATCTTTCCCCGAACGGGGATCTTTTGGAATCTTTTCAGGCGAATGCGCCCGAAGGCGCGGAGGTCAAGTGGGTCGATTCGTCCCAGTCCATAGAGGATCAGGCGAAGGACCTAGAAGGCGTTGCGGCGGTTGTCGTTACGCCCAGCGTATATTCCGTTGAGCTTGCTCGGCTGACGCCTAGCGTGCGACTTGTGCAGACGGTCAGCGCGGGCACGGACATGATCGACAAGCAGACGCTCGGCGAGCTAGGCATTCGCGTGGCGAACAACGGAGGCGGCAACGCAATCGCTGTCGCGGAGCACACGATTACGCTGCTGGTCAGCGTGTTCCGTAAGATGCAGCTGCAGTACAATGCGGTGAAGGCGGGCGAATGGATGGGCAACATCCGAACGGACTGGTTCTCGCAGGCGCACGAAATCGCGGGCAAGACGGTCGGCATTGTCGGGCTTGGGCGCATCGGTTCGCGCGTGGCGCGGCGGCTGCAGGGCTGGGAGTGCGAGATCATCTACTATGATGAGGTAGCGATTGACCCCGAGCTGGAAGCCGAACTGAAGGCGACGCGAGTATCGATGGACGAGCTGCTGCAGTCGGCGGACATCATAACCCTGCACGTGCCGCTCAATCGCAGCACGACCAAGCTCATCAGCGACCGCGAATTCGACTTGATGAAGCCGTCCGCGGTGCTCATCAATGCCTGCCGAGGTCCGGTCGTTGACGAAGCCGCGTTGATTCGCGCGATCGAGGAGAAGAAGATTATGGCTGCCGGTCTTGACGTGCTCGAAGACGAGCCGACATCGCCGGACAACCCGCTCTTCGCATTCGACAATGTGCTGATTACGCCGCACCTCGCCGCGTTCACGCAGGAATCGGGCGAGCGCAGCCGCGCCTTCGCAATCCACAACACCTCGCAGGTCGCAATAGGCGAAGAACCCGAGTCCATCGTCCTGCCCGACTAG